The region ACCGGTCCTTCGGAAGGGCCTGTAGCGGAATCCGTCATGATTGCAGGCATGTATGTAAAATACGGAAAAGAATACGCCCAATTATGCCGGCTGATGGGATTGACCGCCGAAGCAGACGAAGCAGAAGCATCCGTACAGGAGGTTTCCGATGCCGTGATACAATCCGGCTGGGATGGGGCCTGGTTTTTGCGTGCCTATGACGCATTGGGACAGAAGGTCGGATCCAGGGAATGCAGGGAAGGCCGAATATTCATAGAACCTCAGGGCTTTTGCATCATGGGAGGTATTGGTATCGAAGAGGGTTTTGCTGAAAAAGCGTTGGACAGCGTAAAGGAATTGCTGGATACGGATCATGGAATTGTCCTGCACCAGCCGGCATACACCAGGTATCAGGAAAACCTGGGGGAAATTTCCTCCTATCCTCCCGGCTATAAGGAAAACGCAGGGATTTTCTGCCACAACAATCCCTGGATCTCCATATCAGAGACCATGCTCCGCAGGGGAAACCGTGCTTATGAAGTATACCGTCGCACTTGTCCGGCCCACAGGGAGGACAGCAGTGAAATCTACAAGGCAGAGCCTTATGTTTATGCACAGATGATTGCAGGAAAGGATGCACCTCATTTTGGAGAGGCCAAAAATAGCTGGCTGACAGGGACCGCCGCATGGTCGTTTGTATGTATTTCCCAGTATATCTTGGGGATCCGCCCTGGTTTCAAGGGTTTAATCGTGGACCCCTGCCTGCCGGATTCCATCAGGGAATTCTCCGCAGTCCGGAAATTCCGGGGAGCGGATTATTATATCCATGCAGATCATAGAAAACCGGACGGCAAGGTTTCCATAGTGGTGGATGGAACGCCTGTGGATGGAAAGGAAATCCCGTTTGCTGATGGGAAAAAGGAATATCACATTTCTCTGATCTGGGAATAAAGCGGCTGTCTATATGATCGTTTTAAGTTTTGGGATGACTCTATTGAATAATTGATAAAATACCGAAACACAGCATTTATGCTGTCATATAATATCTTGAATTATCTCTCAAGGAACCGCAATGAACGTTAGCATTGGTATGAAAGCCCCTGATTTTACTGCCATGACAACCTTTGGACCGCTAAAGCTGTCCGATTACAAAGGACAATGGGTGATTCTCTTTTCTCACCCTGGTGATTTTACGCCGGTATGCACCACCGAATTTATAGCTTTTGCACAGGCAAACGATCACTTTGAAGCATTAAATACACAACTGATGGGTTTAAGCATAGACAGCAACCCCTCCCACCTGGCATGGGTAAATCAAATCCGTTTATTAACGGGCATTGAAATTCCGTTTCCGGTTATTGCAGACCGCATGGCTGAGGTTGCAAACCTTTACGGCATGATCGCTCCTGATGCCAATAAGCAGGAAACCGTCCGGAATGTTTTTTTCATTGACCCGAACCAGATTATTCGCGCTATCCTGATTTATCCATTATCCAACGGCAGAAATATCAATGAAATACTGCGTCTGTTAACCGCACTTCAAACAACCGATAAATGCAGCGTTGTAACTCCTGCCAACTGGGAACCCGGCAATCCGGCACTGGTACCTCCGCCAGGCACCTATGATCAGACCTTAGCCCGTATCAATGATCCGGAAACAGCGGGGTTAAATTGTGTGGATTGGTTCTGGTGTTATAAAAATAAATCCTGTCAATGAATTCGTTACATTCCATTCCGCCTGCCGGCTGCAGCCTGAATGAAATTGCCACAATTTTTATTTTTGGAGTTCCATTCCTTTAAAAGAAAAAAGTCGGTTCAGGTTTTAACCACCGTGTTATAGGGAAAGATTTTTAATTCAATAGTTTTGTTGCATTTGGGCAGACAGCTTTCACCGAGCTGTCTGCCTTTTGCTATTCCTATGCCACGCCTAATTCCCTTTGCAGTGCCTGCGTATCAGCTAAATCCAGTAATCCAACATCACGATAGTAGATAGTCACCTGTTGAAACGCTGTTCTTGAGTATCGTTCTGACTTTTCACCAACCACAATCTTATCAATAAACAGGTGTAGAATTTCTGAAGTCAGCTCTGGAATTTCAGGATACTGCTTGGCTTTAGCTATAAATAAATCTACATTGGCGATGCTGCTTTTGAGTTTTTCAAGCTCTTGTTCTTTCTCTGGGATAGCAACGGCTACTTCTTTTTGCTCGTCAAGGTAGTCTTGACTTAGGGCACGGAAGACTTCGTTTGGAATTTTGCCAAGCACATTATCTTCATATAGTCGTTTGAAAAGTGCCTTTAATTCTTCCTCACGATGCTTAAGCTTAACTACTTTTTGCTGCAAATTTGAAATATCACTTTGCACCTGTGCGGTATTTTTCTTGTTGAGATACTTTCCAAACAAGCTTTCATGTGTTCGAGCAAGGTGAGTGACACGCCTTAAATCGTCCAGCACAATTGCTTTAATAGCATCCTCTCTGATGTAGTGTGATGTACAAAAGTCTTTACCGTTTTTGTTGTAGGTTCTGCATTTGAAATTATTGTAATTCTCGCCTTTGGTGTGGGTGCGATAGAGGTCAAGCTTGTCCCCACAGTCCTGACAGTATAACAGTCCTGAGAAAATGTTAGGGTTGTCCATAGGTGTTGGTCTGATTTTGCTTTCTCTTAGCTTTTGGATGATATCCCAAGTTTCTTTGTCCACAAGAGCTTCATGGGTATTTTCAAAACGCACTTGCTCATCTGTGGGACGCACCACACGCTTCTTGTTTTTATAGGACTTAGTGGTGTTCACAAGGCTGATAGTGTGTCCAAGATAGACCTCGTTTTCCAAAACTCGAATCACATTTTCAGAGTGCCACTTGTATGGCTGCTCCAAATTCAGCTTGGCATTCTTCTTCCCCTCTTTGCGATAATAGTAATGTGCTGGGGTGAGTATCTCAC is a window of [Clostridium] saccharolyticum WM1 DNA encoding:
- a CDS encoding recombinase family protein, with protein sequence MANDKYTILYARLSQDDGSQGESNSINNQRLILEKYAKENGFENLKFMADDGFSGTNFNRPSFKELMLLVENGQVETIIVKDMSRFGREYLEVGRYTEIVFPNYDVRFIAIGDGIDSLYGNDDFTPFKNIINELYAKDCSRKIRAAKRAKAETGAWLGGKPPYGYMRDPENPKSHLIRDEESAEVVKLIFSLCVGGKGPNQIARELKKREILTPAHYYYRKEGKKNAKLNLEQPYKWHSENVIRVLENEVYLGHTISLVNTTKSYKNKKRVVRPTDEQVRFENTHEALVDKETWDIIQKLRESKIRPTPMDNPNIFSGLLYCQDCGDKLDLYRTHTKGENYNNFKCRTYNKNGKDFCTSHYIREDAIKAIVLDDLRRVTHLARTHESLFGKYLNKKNTAQVQSDISNLQQKVVKLKHREEELKALFKRLYEDNVLGKIPNEVFRALSQDYLDEQKEVAVAIPEKEQELEKLKSSIANVDLFIAKAKQYPEIPELTSEILHLFIDKIVVGEKSERYSRTAFQQVTIYYRDVGLLDLADTQALQRELGVA
- a CDS encoding peroxiredoxin, which encodes MNVSIGMKAPDFTAMTTFGPLKLSDYKGQWVILFSHPGDFTPVCTTEFIAFAQANDHFEALNTQLMGLSIDSNPSHLAWVNQIRLLTGIEIPFPVIADRMAEVANLYGMIAPDANKQETVRNVFFIDPNQIIRAILIYPLSNGRNINEILRLLTALQTTDKCSVVTPANWEPGNPALVPPPGTYDQTLARINDPETAGLNCVDWFWCYKNKSCQ